The DNA segment GTTCATCATCAGGGCGTAGCTGGGGAAGTAATCGTCCGCGGCCTGTTGCGAGTTGTCGGCCAGAAACCCATGCGAATTGATGCTAAGACTGAGCTGGGTATGGCCGGCGCGACGGCCCGCTTCTCGATAGTGTTCCACCAGCGGGACAAAATGTTCGGGCGCGCCGCCAATGATGGCGAGCGCCACCGGCAAGCCAAGCCGGCCTGCGCGCGCAATGGACTCCGGTGTGCCGCCAACCGCAATCCAGACCGGCAGTGACTGCTGCACCGGCCGCGGATAGACCCCAAGATCGCGCAATGGAGGCCGATGGACGCCCGACCAGGTGACGCGTTCGGAGGCGCGCAGGCTCAAGAGCAGGTCGAGCTTCTCGCTAAAGAGGTTGTCATAGTCTTTCAAGTCATAGCCGAACAGCGGGAACGACTCAATGAACGAACCGCGGCCGGCCATGATCTCGGCGCGGCCGTTGGAGAGCAGATCGAGCGTGGCAAAGTCCTGAAAGACACGCACCGGGTCGTCAGAGCTGAGGACCGTGACCGCACTGGTCAGGCGGATGCGCTTGGTGCGCGCAGCCG comes from the Candidatus Amarolinea dominans genome and includes:
- a CDS encoding LLM class flavin-dependent oxidoreductase; this translates as MEVQLSPQPAARSRAFELGIYSFVELTPDPLTGASVNPAQRVHNLLETIELADQVGLDVFGIGEHHRPDFVSSSPATILAAAAARTKRIRLTSAVTVLSSDDPVRVFQDFATLDLLSNGRAEIMAGRGSFIESFPLFGYDLKDYDNLFSEKLDLLLSLRASERVTWSGVHRPPLRDLGVYPRPVQQSLPVWIAVGGTPESIARAGRLGLPVALAIIGGAPEHFVPLVEHYREAGRRAGHTQLSLSINSHGFLADNSQQAADDYFPSYALMMNRIGRERGWGNIGRQQFEASRRLRGADFVGAPEEISAKILFQHELFGHQRLLLQLGVGTIAHAKVMRAIELLGTQVAPVVREEIQRRTAAPTAIPG